One Halalkalicoccus sp. NIPERK01 genomic region harbors:
- the ddh gene encoding D-2-hydroxyacid dehydrogenase produces MAVSDLEALYVHESVENVIPKEAFVEAFSDLSIPAELVGDGETYGETDAVVTYVPRPKFLDAGWVHCARAGYDAFDTEAYAAAGIPLTNSSGIHGATVGEVAIGCMLSLARLLHVYRDHQNETHWYTPDYERPFTVENERLCVLGLGTIGEGIATRADGLGMEVVGVRRSDEPVPGVSEIYDPEELHEAISEARFVAITLPHTPETDGLLSTAEFEAMREDSYLVNVARGPIVDEDALVAAIVDGEIAGAALDVFETEPLPPESPLWDFEEVIVMPHKGSATNRYHLDIAELVKENVERYRSGEELRNRVA; encoded by the coding sequence ATGGCTGTATCCGATCTCGAAGCGCTGTACGTCCACGAGTCCGTCGAGAACGTGATCCCGAAGGAGGCGTTCGTCGAGGCCTTCTCGGACCTCTCCATTCCCGCGGAACTCGTCGGCGACGGCGAGACCTACGGGGAAACCGACGCCGTCGTCACCTACGTCCCCCGCCCGAAGTTCCTCGACGCCGGCTGGGTCCACTGTGCGCGGGCGGGCTACGACGCCTTCGACACCGAGGCCTACGCCGCAGCGGGGATCCCGCTGACCAACAGCTCGGGCATCCACGGCGCGACCGTCGGCGAGGTCGCGATCGGCTGTATGCTCTCGCTCGCGCGCCTGCTCCACGTCTACCGGGATCACCAGAACGAAACCCATTGGTATACCCCCGACTACGAACGCCCCTTCACCGTCGAGAACGAACGCCTCTGCGTCCTCGGACTCGGCACCATCGGCGAGGGGATCGCCACGCGGGCCGATGGATTGGGAATGGAGGTCGTCGGCGTGCGTCGGTCGGACGAACCAGTTCCGGGCGTCTCGGAGATCTACGACCCCGAGGAGCTTCACGAGGCCATCTCGGAGGCGCGCTTCGTCGCCATCACGCTCCCCCACACCCCCGAGACCGACGGCCTGCTCTCGACGGCGGAGTTCGAGGCGATGCGCGAGGATTCCTACCTCGTGAACGTCGCCCGCGGCCCGATCGTCGACGAGGACGCGCTCGTCGCGGCGATCGTGGACGGCGAGATCGCGGGCGCGGCGCTGGACGTCTTCGAGACCGAACCCCTCCCACCCGAATCGCCGCTGTGGGACTTCGAGGAGGTCATCGTCATGCCGCACAAGGGATCGGCGACCAACCGGTACCACCTCGACATCGCCGAGTTAGTGAAAGAGAACGTCGAGCGCTATCGATCGGGCGAGGAGCTTCGAAACCGCGTCGCCTGA
- a CDS encoding MFS transporter, whose amino-acid sequence MNGNDRSITAFTMLAHGVFHTYELSIPLFIVIWLDVFDVSAFVLGVVVSVGYGLIGIGALPSGILADNYGSRRLIVAAVVGMGGGFFLLALAPNVYTLGLAIVVWGAAASIYHPAGLSLISRGAEERGTVFAYHGVGGNVGTAFGPLLAALLLIFLDWRFVIVALAVPAVVVVILGSSIEFDETAATATDGGEQADGGEQPPSEAEDAEDAEDGFDLRSVVADSRLLFTTGFALAFVIVMLYGTYYRGLLTFMPDMIANLPQFGTYTVMGQSAEPAQYIYTGLLMVGILGQYAGGRVTDHVRTEYALLATLTALAALAVVFLPAASVGVVPFLAVCAVLGFCLYATAPIYQVVIAEYAAEDVHGLSYGYTYLGMFGVGAGGAALAGALLTYFSAPVLLGTLGAIALVAAGLVVVVLRLG is encoded by the coding sequence ATGAACGGCAACGACAGGTCGATCACCGCATTCACCATGCTCGCACACGGCGTGTTTCACACCTACGAGCTGTCGATCCCGCTGTTCATCGTGATCTGGCTCGACGTCTTCGATGTCTCGGCGTTCGTCCTCGGGGTCGTCGTCTCCGTTGGCTACGGGCTGATCGGGATCGGCGCGCTTCCGAGCGGCATACTGGCCGACAACTACGGCTCGCGCCGGTTGATCGTCGCCGCGGTCGTCGGGATGGGCGGGGGCTTCTTCCTGCTCGCGCTCGCGCCGAACGTCTACACGCTCGGGCTGGCGATCGTCGTCTGGGGCGCCGCGGCGAGCATCTACCACCCCGCCGGCCTCTCGCTGATCAGCCGCGGCGCCGAGGAACGGGGGACCGTCTTCGCGTACCACGGCGTCGGCGGCAACGTCGGCACCGCCTTCGGCCCCCTGTTGGCGGCGCTCCTGTTGATCTTCCTCGACTGGCGGTTCGTCATCGTCGCGCTCGCGGTCCCGGCGGTCGTCGTCGTGATACTGGGCTCGTCGATCGAGTTCGACGAGACGGCCGCGACCGCGACCGACGGCGGCGAGCAAGCCGACGGCGGCGAACAGCCCCCGTCGGAGGCCGAGGACGCCGAGGACGCCGAGGACGGCTTCGACCTCCGGTCGGTCGTCGCCGACTCCCGCCTGCTCTTCACGACGGGTTTCGCCCTCGCGTTCGTGATCGTCATGCTCTACGGCACCTACTACCGCGGTTTGCTGACCTTTATGCCCGACATGATCGCGAACCTCCCGCAGTTCGGCACCTACACCGTCATGGGCCAGTCGGCCGAACCCGCCCAGTACATCTACACCGGCCTGCTGATGGTCGGCATCCTCGGCCAGTACGCCGGCGGGCGGGTCACCGACCACGTCAGGACCGAGTACGCCCTGTTGGCGACGCTCACGGCGCTGGCGGCGCTCGCGGTCGTCTTCCTGCCCGCGGCGAGCGTCGGGGTCGTCCCGTTTCTCGCGGTCTGTGCGGTCCTTGGCTTCTGTCTGTACGCGACCGCGCCGATCTACCAGGTCGTGATCGCCGAGTACGCCGCCGAGGACGTCCACGGACTCTCCTATGGCTACACCTACCTCGGGATGTTCGGCGTCGGCGCGGGCGGGGCGGCGCTCGCGGGCGCGCTGCTGACGTACTTCAGCGCCCCCGTGCTGCTCGGGACCCTCGGGGCCATCGCGCTGGTCGCGGCGGGTCTCGTGGTAGTCGTCCTCAGACTCGGGTAG
- a CDS encoding NADP-dependent malic enzyme — MSLEDDSLDYHEADPPGKIEIATTKPTNTQRDLSLAYSPGVAGPCRRIAENPDDVYRYTAKGNLVGVISNGSAVLGLGDIGATASKPVMEGKGVLFKRFADIDVFDVELDLEDPESMIAATKAMGPTFGGINLEDIKAPECFEIEETLREEMSIPVFHDDQHGTAIISGAALLNAAEIAGKEVSELDVVFSGAGASAIASARFYVSLGVREENITMCDSSGIITEARAEEVNEYKRQFARDVPEGDLSDAMAGADVLVGLSIGGIVSPEMVRSMAENPIIFAMANPDPEITYEDAKAARDDTVIMATGRSDYPNQVNNVLGFPFIFRGALDVRATEINEEMKVACAEALADLAKQDVPDAVVKAYGDQPLQFGSEYILPKPVDPRVLFEVAPAVAQAAISSGAAREEVELDEYRERLEARLGKSREMMRVVLNKAKSDPKRVALAEGEDEKMIRAAFQMREEGIAEPLLIGNREEIRTTVSDLGLEFEPNVVDLSEAELDEYADRLYDLRQRKGFTRSEAADMVRRDSNYLGSVMVETGDADALLTGLTHHYPSALRPPLQVIGTAEDANYAAGVYLLTFKSRIVFCVDVTVNQSPSAEVLAEVTRHTADLVRRFNVEPRAAMLSYSNFGSVDNEGTRKPREAARMLRRDPDADFPVDGEMQADTAVVEEILNGTYDFADLEEPANVLVFPNLEAGNIGYKLLQRLGGAEAIGPMLVGMDKPVHVLQRGDEVKDIVNLAAVAVVDAQKQ; from the coding sequence ATGTCACTGGAGGACGACTCCCTCGACTACCACGAGGCCGACCCGCCCGGAAAGATCGAGATCGCGACGACCAAGCCGACGAACACCCAGCGCGACCTCTCGCTGGCGTACTCGCCCGGCGTCGCCGGCCCCTGCCGGCGGATCGCGGAGAACCCCGACGACGTCTACCGCTACACGGCGAAGGGCAACCTCGTCGGCGTCATCTCGAACGGGTCGGCCGTTCTGGGGCTGGGCGACATCGGCGCGACGGCGTCGAAACCCGTCATGGAGGGCAAGGGCGTGCTGTTCAAGCGCTTCGCGGACATCGACGTCTTCGACGTCGAACTCGACCTCGAGGACCCCGAGTCGATGATCGCGGCGACGAAGGCGATGGGGCCGACGTTCGGCGGGATCAACCTCGAGGACATCAAGGCCCCCGAGTGTTTCGAGATCGAGGAGACGCTCCGCGAGGAGATGTCGATCCCGGTCTTCCACGACGACCAGCACGGCACCGCGATCATCTCCGGTGCGGCGCTGTTGAACGCCGCGGAGATCGCGGGCAAGGAGGTCTCCGAACTCGACGTGGTGTTCTCGGGGGCGGGCGCGAGCGCGATCGCCAGCGCCCGGTTCTACGTCTCGCTCGGGGTCCGCGAGGAGAACATCACGATGTGTGACTCCTCGGGGATCATCACCGAGGCCCGCGCGGAGGAGGTAAACGAGTACAAACGCCAGTTCGCCCGCGACGTCCCCGAGGGCGATCTGTCCGACGCGATGGCGGGCGCGGACGTCCTCGTCGGCCTCTCGATCGGCGGGATCGTCTCCCCCGAGATGGTCCGCTCGATGGCCGAGAACCCGATCATCTTCGCGATGGCCAACCCCGACCCCGAGATCACCTACGAGGACGCGAAGGCGGCCCGCGACGATACGGTGATCATGGCGACCGGGCGCTCCGATTACCCCAACCAGGTCAACAACGTCCTCGGATTCCCCTTCATCTTCCGGGGAGCGCTCGACGTGCGCGCCACCGAGATCAACGAGGAGATGAAAGTGGCGTGTGCGGAGGCGCTCGCGGACCTCGCGAAACAGGACGTCCCCGACGCGGTCGTCAAGGCCTACGGCGACCAGCCCCTGCAGTTCGGGTCGGAGTACATCCTGCCCAAGCCGGTCGACCCGCGCGTGCTGTTCGAGGTCGCGCCCGCCGTCGCGCAGGCGGCGATCTCGAGCGGTGCGGCCCGCGAGGAGGTCGAACTCGACGAGTACCGCGAACGCCTCGAGGCCCGACTGGGCAAGTCCCGCGAGATGATGCGCGTGGTGTTGAACAAAGCCAAGAGCGACCCCAAGCGGGTGGCGCTCGCCGAGGGCGAGGACGAGAAGATGATCCGCGCCGCCTTCCAGATGCGCGAGGAGGGGATCGCCGAGCCCCTGCTGATCGGGAACCGCGAGGAGATCCGGACCACCGTCTCCGACCTCGGCCTGGAGTTCGAGCCGAACGTGGTCGACCTCTCGGAGGCGGAACTCGACGAGTACGCGGACCGCCTCTACGACCTCCGCCAGCGAAAGGGCTTCACCCGCAGCGAGGCGGCGGACATGGTTCGCCGGGACTCGAACTACCTCGGGAGCGTCATGGTCGAGACCGGCGACGCCGACGCGCTGTTGACCGGCCTCACTCACCACTACCCGTCGGCGCTGCGCCCGCCTCTGCAGGTGATCGGCACCGCGGAGGACGCGAACTACGCCGCCGGCGTCTACCTGCTCACGTTCAAGAGCCGGATCGTCTTCTGCGTGGACGTCACCGTGAACCAGAGCCCGAGCGCCGAGGTGCTGGCCGAGGTCACCCGACACACCGCCGACCTCGTTCGCCGGTTCAACGTCGAGCCGCGGGCGGCGATGCTCTCGTACTCGAACTTCGGATCGGTCGACAACGAGGGCACCCGCAAGCCCCGCGAGGCGGCGCGGATGCTCCGGCGCGACCCCGACGCCGACTTCCCGGTCGACGGCGAGATGCAGGCCGACACCGCCGTCGTCGAGGAGATACTCAACGGCACCTACGACTTCGCCGACCTCGAAGAGCCGGCGAACGTGCTCGTGTTCCCCAACCTCGAGGCGGGCAACATCGGCTATAAACTCCTCCAGCGCCTCGGCGGCGCGGAGGCCATCGGGCCGATGCTCGTCGGCATGGACAAGCCGGTCCACGTCCTCCAGCGCGGCGACGAGGTGAAAGACATCGTGAACCTCGCGGCGGTGGCGGTGGTCGACGCACAAAAGCAGTAG
- a CDS encoding LUD domain-containing protein yields MSIVDTFEGTLDGLAVETTRLAPEAFEDALEAVVDEPAVGTPLPMASVSLEGTSVVTDPTPRRLTEAVTGVTAASLGIADYGSVVLPSTPEGGEPVSLFCDHHVVVIDAADIVPDMPTAIGRMATTLADERESAIIATGPSATADMGALVRGAHGPKTVHVLVLEP; encoded by the coding sequence ATGTCCATTGTCGACACGTTCGAGGGTACCCTCGACGGGCTGGCCGTCGAGACGACGCGCCTCGCACCGGAGGCGTTCGAGGACGCGCTGGAGGCGGTCGTCGACGAACCCGCCGTCGGGACGCCGCTTCCGATGGCATCGGTCTCGCTCGAGGGGACCTCCGTCGTGACCGATCCGACGCCGAGACGGCTCACGGAGGCGGTCACGGGCGTCACCGCCGCGTCGCTCGGCATCGCCGACTACGGCTCGGTCGTCCTCCCCTCGACCCCCGAGGGAGGCGAGCCGGTGAGCCTCTTCTGCGACCACCACGTCGTCGTGATCGACGCCGCCGACATCGTCCCCGACATGCCGACCGCGATCGGGCGGATGGCGACGACCCTCGCCGACGAGCGCGAGAGCGCGATCATCGCCACAGGTCCGAGCGCCACCGCCGACATGGGGGCGCTGGTTCGCGGCGCGCACGGCCCGAAGACCGTCCACGTGCTCGTCCTCGAACCATGA
- a CDS encoding LUD domain-containing protein produces the protein MSTDEKAAHIRRLLDTEGDSVQANTRVFNQGRYAAVEDLEDYEELKDRARAIKEDAIERLPELIDDLTETVEDNGGEVYLASDAEDANRYVEEVVGDAETLVKSKSMTSEEIEFNAALEEAGVDVYETDLGEFVIQVAEESPSHIVGPAIHKSREEIADLFNREFDPDEPLETAEELTTFAREYLGERIEEADVGMTGANFLVAESGTMLLVTSEGNARKCAVAPDTHVAVAGVEKILPKFEDLQPFIELIARSGTGQDLTSYMSLLTPPVSTPTIEFGSDEPLSEAEGDRDFHLVLIDNGRMAMREDEELKETLYCIRCGACANSCANFQHVGGHAFGGETYSGGIATGWEAGVHGQESAEEFNDLCTGCSRCVNQCPVKIDIPWINEVVRDRINRGEAPSEFDFLVEGLTPDAEPGSVPLQKRFFGNFGTVAKLGSRTAPVSNWLSDLPPSRWAMERVLGIDRRRELPRFADETLQEWFLAHEGLPPADADREVVLYPDTYTNYISPERGKAAVRTLEALGVRVLLPDLPESGRAPLSQGMLSTASEQAGALYGGLAEHLDAGRDVIAIEPSDLAMFRGEYEKFLPEASYERLAEASYEVCEYVYGLVANDPDGIDVLMRGPGRVAYHSHCQQRTMGLEGYTEALLERLEYDVLTSTVECCGMAGSFGYKEQYYELSMDVGYELEDEFEAAGERDRTVLASGTSCTDQLDALLDRKPMHPIELIAPGPE, from the coding sequence ATGAGCACGGACGAGAAAGCGGCCCACATCCGCCGGCTGCTCGACACCGAGGGCGACAGCGTCCAGGCCAATACGAGGGTGTTCAACCAGGGCCGGTACGCCGCCGTCGAGGACCTGGAGGACTACGAGGAGCTGAAGGACCGGGCCCGCGCGATCAAGGAGGACGCGATCGAGCGCCTGCCCGAACTGATCGACGACCTCACCGAAACCGTCGAGGACAATGGTGGAGAGGTCTACCTCGCCTCGGACGCCGAGGACGCGAACCGCTACGTCGAGGAGGTCGTCGGCGACGCGGAGACGCTCGTGAAGAGCAAGTCGATGACCAGCGAGGAGATCGAGTTCAACGCGGCCCTCGAGGAGGCGGGCGTCGACGTCTACGAGACCGACCTCGGGGAGTTCGTCATCCAGGTCGCCGAGGAGTCGCCCTCGCACATCGTCGGGCCGGCGATCCACAAGTCGCGCGAGGAGATCGCCGACCTGTTCAACCGCGAGTTCGACCCCGACGAACCCCTCGAGACCGCGGAGGAACTCACGACGTTCGCCCGCGAGTACCTCGGCGAGCGGATCGAGGAGGCCGACGTCGGGATGACCGGCGCGAACTTCCTCGTCGCCGAGAGCGGGACCATGCTGCTGGTCACCAGCGAGGGCAACGCCCGCAAGTGCGCGGTCGCGCCCGACACCCACGTCGCCGTGGCGGGCGTCGAGAAGATTCTACCGAAGTTCGAGGACCTCCAGCCGTTCATCGAACTCATCGCGCGTTCGGGGACCGGCCAGGACCTCACCTCCTACATGTCGCTTCTCACGCCGCCGGTCTCGACGCCCACGATCGAGTTCGGGAGCGACGAGCCCCTCTCGGAGGCCGAGGGCGACCGCGACTTCCATCTCGTGTTGATCGACAACGGCCGGATGGCGATGCGCGAGGACGAGGAGTTGAAGGAGACGCTCTACTGCATCCGGTGTGGGGCGTGTGCGAACTCGTGTGCGAACTTCCAGCACGTCGGCGGGCACGCCTTCGGCGGCGAGACCTATTCTGGAGGAATTGCCACCGGCTGGGAGGCGGGCGTCCACGGCCAGGAGAGCGCCGAAGAATTCAACGACCTCTGTACCGGGTGCTCGCGCTGCGTCAACCAGTGTCCGGTGAAGATCGACATTCCCTGGATCAACGAGGTGGTCAGGGATAGAATCAACCGCGGCGAGGCCCCCAGCGAGTTCGACTTCCTCGTCGAGGGACTGACCCCGGATGCCGAACCCGGCAGCGTCCCCCTGCAAAAGCGCTTCTTCGGCAACTTCGGTACTGTCGCGAAACTCGGCTCGAGGACGGCCCCGGTTTCGAACTGGCTCTCGGACCTCCCGCCGAGCCGCTGGGCTATGGAGCGGGTCCTCGGAATCGACAGACGGCGCGAACTCCCGCGATTCGCGGACGAAACCCTACAGGAGTGGTTCCTCGCCCACGAGGGGCTCCCGCCCGCCGACGCGGACCGCGAGGTCGTCCTCTATCCCGACACGTACACGAACTACATCAGCCCCGAACGCGGGAAGGCCGCCGTCCGCACGCTGGAGGCGCTCGGCGTCCGGGTCCTGCTGCCCGACCTTCCCGAGAGCGGGCGGGCACCCCTCTCGCAGGGGATGCTTTCGACGGCGAGCGAGCAGGCGGGCGCGCTCTATGGCGGCCTCGCCGAACACCTCGACGCCGGGCGGGACGTCATCGCCATCGAGCCGAGCGATCTCGCCATGTTCCGCGGCGAGTACGAGAAGTTCCTGCCCGAGGCGTCGTACGAGCGCCTCGCCGAGGCCAGCTACGAGGTCTGTGAGTACGTCTACGGACTGGTGGCGAACGATCCCGACGGGATCGACGTCCTTATGCGTGGGCCCGGTCGGGTGGCGTACCACAGCCACTGCCAGCAGCGCACGATGGGCCTCGAGGGGTACACCGAGGCGCTGCTCGAACGACTGGAGTACGACGTGCTCACCTCGACCGTCGAGTGCTGCGGGATGGCCGGCTCGTTCGGCTACAAGGAACAGTACTACGAGCTCTCGATGGACGTCGGCTACGAACTCGAGGACGAGTTCGAGGCGGCGGGCGAGCGCGACCGGACGGTGCTCGCGAGCGGCACCTCGTGTACCGACCAGTTGGACGCGCTGTTGGACCGAAAGCCGATGCATCCGATCGAACTGATCGCGCCGGGCCCCGAGTAG